In Streptomyces qaidamensis, one DNA window encodes the following:
- a CDS encoding dicarboxylate/amino acid:cation symporter, whose product MSSRLKFFKVPFWAQILAGLVLGVLLGWLARDLDLSWLVTTLEKVGDTFIGLLKLAVAPLVFFAILVSITNLRKVNNAARLASRTLLWFMITSLIAVSIGLIIGLVTNPGAGTGLTPKDGGKPETTGSWIDFLTGIVPTDVITPFTELNVLQIVFMAAVAGIAALQLGEKAQPILTLSESVLSLLQKALWWVIRLAPLGTIGLIGHAIATYGWDLIGKYATFTADIYVGCLIVMFGVYPTLLATVAKVNPVQFFKGAWPAIQLAFVSRSSVGTMPLTQKVTERLGVPKEYASFAVPFGATTKMDGCAAIYPAIAAIFVAQIFDIQLGVGDYLLIAFVSVVGAAATAGLTGATVMLTLTLSTLGLPMEGVGLLLAIDPILDMIRTATNVAGQALIPVLVSARENLLDRDAYATADGSSLDEPLDEPRDKAEPVPATA is encoded by the coding sequence GTGTCCTCACGTCTGAAGTTCTTCAAGGTGCCCTTCTGGGCCCAGATACTCGCCGGTCTCGTCCTGGGTGTGCTGCTCGGCTGGCTCGCCCGCGACCTGGACCTGTCCTGGCTGGTCACGACCCTGGAAAAAGTCGGTGACACCTTCATCGGGCTGCTGAAGCTCGCGGTCGCCCCGCTCGTCTTCTTCGCGATCCTGGTCTCGATCACCAACCTGCGGAAGGTCAACAACGCGGCCCGCCTGGCCTCGCGCACCCTCCTCTGGTTCATGATCACGTCGCTGATCGCGGTGAGCATCGGCCTGATCATCGGCCTGGTAACCAACCCGGGTGCCGGTACCGGCCTCACGCCCAAGGACGGCGGGAAGCCCGAGACCACCGGTTCCTGGATCGACTTCCTGACCGGCATCGTCCCGACCGACGTCATCACGCCGTTCACCGAACTGAACGTGCTCCAGATCGTCTTCATGGCCGCCGTCGCCGGTATCGCCGCCCTCCAGCTCGGCGAGAAGGCCCAGCCGATCCTCACCCTGAGCGAGTCCGTCCTCAGCCTGCTCCAGAAGGCGCTGTGGTGGGTCATCCGGCTCGCCCCGCTCGGCACGATCGGCCTCATCGGCCACGCCATCGCCACCTACGGCTGGGACCTGATCGGCAAGTACGCGACGTTCACCGCCGACATCTACGTCGGCTGCCTCATCGTGATGTTCGGCGTCTACCCGACGCTGCTCGCGACCGTGGCCAAGGTCAACCCGGTCCAGTTCTTCAAGGGCGCCTGGCCCGCGATCCAGCTGGCCTTCGTCTCCCGCTCCTCCGTCGGCACCATGCCGCTGACGCAGAAGGTCACCGAGCGGCTCGGCGTGCCGAAGGAGTACGCCTCCTTCGCCGTGCCGTTCGGCGCGACGACCAAGATGGACGGCTGCGCCGCGATCTACCCGGCCATCGCCGCGATCTTCGTCGCCCAGATCTTCGACATCCAGCTGGGCGTCGGCGACTACCTGCTGATCGCGTTCGTCTCGGTGGTCGGCGCCGCCGCCACGGCCGGTCTCACCGGTGCGACGGTCATGCTGACCCTCACCCTGTCCACCCTCGGCCTGCCGATGGAGGGCGTGGGCCTGCTTCTCGCGATCGACCCGATCCTGGACATGATCCGCACCGCGACGAACGTCGCCGGGCAGGCGCTGATCCCGGTGCTGGTCTCCGCCCGCGAGAACCTGCTCGACCGCGACGCCTACGCCACGGCCGACGGTTCCTCCCTGGACGAGCCGCTCGACGAGCCCCGCGACAAGGCCGAGCCGGTCCCCGCGACCGCCTGA
- a CDS encoding TetR/AcrR family transcriptional regulator, with the protein MGAVKTKRMPRAVREQQMLDAAVRIFGQRGYMAASMDEIAELAGVSKPLVYLYLNSKEDLFTACIRREAGALVEAVRAGVRRDLPADRQLWEGLGAFFAHTGENPDAWSVLHLQARTHGEPFAAEVAAMREEIVAFVTQLILAGAREAHRDPDLPEREVAGLAEALVGAAESLAAWANATPGVTARQAAATLMNFAWAGLGDLMAGRPWAPQEESPGPHTG; encoded by the coding sequence ATGGGTGCCGTGAAGACCAAGCGGATGCCGCGCGCGGTCCGTGAACAGCAGATGCTGGACGCCGCCGTGCGGATCTTCGGCCAACGGGGCTACATGGCCGCGTCGATGGACGAGATCGCCGAACTGGCCGGCGTGTCCAAGCCGTTGGTGTACCTGTACCTCAACTCGAAGGAAGACCTCTTCACCGCCTGCATCCGCCGGGAGGCGGGGGCCCTCGTCGAGGCGGTGCGGGCCGGGGTCCGCCGCGACCTGCCGGCCGACCGGCAACTCTGGGAAGGCCTCGGCGCCTTCTTCGCGCACACCGGCGAGAACCCGGACGCGTGGTCGGTCCTGCACCTCCAGGCCCGTACCCACGGTGAGCCGTTCGCCGCCGAGGTCGCCGCGATGCGCGAGGAGATCGTCGCGTTCGTGACGCAGCTGATCCTCGCCGGGGCCCGCGAGGCCCACCGCGATCCCGATCTGCCGGAGCGCGAGGTCGCCGGGCTCGCCGAGGCCCTGGTGGGCGCCGCCGAGTCGCTCGCCGCCTGGGCCAACGCCACCCCGGGCGTCACCGCCCGCCAGGCCGCCGCCACCCTGATGAACTTCGCCTGGGCGGGGCTCGGCGACCTCATGGCGGGGCGGCCCTGGGCACCCCAGGAGGAGTCGCCGGGCCCTCACACCGGGTAG
- a CDS encoding MaoC/PaaZ C-terminal domain-containing protein, which produces MAGPDALVLTGPPALTPLLARGALLSPLKRPRSDADFRRTRLVLPDLRVDLARLAAYERVCGFPVGEDALPVTYPHVLGFPLAMRLMSGRDFPLPLLGLVHTSFTVTRHARMPASGGYELSVHVEGLVPHRRGTEATVVTEVRGGGDVVWESRSTYLARHRTDRPTAVPREPEARRPLPSVAEWRLAGDVGRRYGAASGDRNPIHLHPLTARLFGFPRAIAHGMWTVARCLAAHGVTECCHLRAEFRAPVLLPGTVTYAAQDGRFELRGREDRIHVTGDVYPV; this is translated from the coding sequence ATGGCCGGCCCCGACGCCCTCGTCCTCACCGGGCCCCCCGCTCTCACCCCGCTCCTGGCCCGCGGCGCTCTGCTCTCGCCCCTCAAACGCCCCCGCTCCGACGCGGACTTCCGCCGCACCCGGCTCGTCCTGCCGGACCTGCGCGTGGACCTCGCGCGGCTCGCGGCGTACGAGCGGGTCTGCGGGTTCCCCGTCGGGGAGGACGCGCTGCCGGTGACGTATCCGCACGTGCTCGGGTTCCCCCTGGCCATGCGGCTGATGAGCGGACGGGACTTCCCGCTGCCGCTGCTCGGCCTCGTCCACACGTCGTTCACCGTCACGCGGCACGCCCGGATGCCGGCGAGCGGCGGCTACGAACTCTCCGTGCACGTCGAGGGGTTGGTCCCGCACCGGCGCGGCACGGAGGCGACGGTCGTCACCGAGGTACGCGGCGGCGGGGACGTCGTGTGGGAGTCGAGGAGCACGTACCTGGCCCGGCACCGCACGGACCGGCCGACCGCGGTGCCCCGGGAGCCGGAGGCGCGCAGACCGCTGCCCTCCGTCGCCGAGTGGCGGCTCGCCGGGGACGTCGGGCGCCGCTACGGGGCCGCGTCCGGGGACCGCAACCCGATCCACCTGCATCCGCTCACGGCGCGGCTGTTCGGCTTCCCCCGGGCCATCGCCCACGGCATGTGGACCGTGGCCCGCTGCCTCGCCGCGCACGGCGTCACGGAGTGCTGCCATCTGCGCGCGGAGTTCAGGGCACCGGTCCTGCTGCCCGGGACGGTGACGTACGCGGCGCAGGACGGCCGGTTCGAGCTGCGCGGCCGGGAGGACCGGATCCACGTGACGGGGGACGTCTACCCGGTGTGA
- a CDS encoding 3-oxoacyl-ACP reductase: protein MADRYLRFTGTAPGRFLTRRLGLPQPAALTRWSPDRPALDGGLLHLTAGRSALGLAPVLARTGIGPAGSGPAAAVVLDATGVRDVEALAEVHAALHPVVRSVAPSGRVVVLGAPLDPADHHQAAAQQALEGFTRSLGKEIGRGRTVNLVRLTDAAAAESTLRFLLSPKSAYVSGQVIEVGAPQGTVPPDGDRPLTGRTALVTGGARGIGEAVAGTLARDGAHVVVLDVPQAEQDARRVAERLGGTALLLDMTSADAGARIAEALPDGLDLLIHNAGVTRDRRLVNMPSERWISVLEVNLASVLRTTDALLKDGTLKRGGRIVATASIAGIAGNAGQTNYGASKAGVVGLVRSLAPRALDEHGVTVNAVAPGFIETRMTAAVPLFIREAGRRMNSLAQGGLPVDVAETTAWLAHPASGAVNGQVVRVCGQSLLGA, encoded by the coding sequence ATGGCCGACCGCTATCTGCGCTTTACCGGTACCGCGCCCGGCCGCTTCCTCACCCGCCGGCTGGGGCTGCCTCAGCCCGCGGCGCTGACCCGCTGGTCCCCGGACCGGCCCGCCCTGGACGGCGGCCTGCTGCACCTCACCGCGGGCCGGTCCGCCCTCGGCCTGGCGCCGGTCCTGGCCCGTACGGGGATCGGCCCGGCCGGCTCCGGCCCTGCCGCGGCCGTCGTCCTGGACGCGACCGGGGTGCGGGACGTGGAGGCCCTGGCCGAGGTGCATGCCGCCCTGCATCCCGTCGTACGGTCGGTCGCTCCGAGCGGGCGGGTGGTGGTGCTCGGCGCGCCCCTCGACCCGGCCGACCACCACCAGGCCGCGGCCCAGCAGGCCCTGGAGGGGTTCACCCGCTCCCTCGGCAAGGAGATCGGCCGGGGCAGGACGGTGAACCTGGTCCGGCTCACGGACGCGGCCGCCGCGGAGTCCACGCTCCGTTTCCTGCTGTCGCCCAAGTCTGCCTACGTCAGCGGGCAGGTGATCGAGGTGGGAGCACCCCAGGGGACCGTTCCCCCCGACGGGGACCGCCCCCTGACCGGCCGCACCGCCCTCGTCACCGGCGGCGCCCGGGGCATCGGTGAGGCGGTCGCCGGAACCCTCGCGCGGGACGGTGCCCATGTCGTCGTCCTCGACGTGCCGCAGGCCGAACAGGACGCCCGGCGGGTCGCCGAGCGGCTCGGCGGCACCGCGCTGCTGCTCGACATGACGTCCGCCGACGCGGGCGCGCGCATCGCCGAGGCCCTGCCCGACGGCCTGGACCTGCTGATCCACAACGCGGGCGTCACCCGCGACCGGCGTCTGGTGAACATGCCGTCCGAACGCTGGATCTCCGTCCTCGAAGTGAACCTGGCGAGCGTGCTGCGCACCACGGACGCCCTGCTCAAGGACGGGACGCTGAAGCGCGGCGGCCGGATCGTCGCCACCGCCTCGATCGCGGGGATCGCAGGCAACGCCGGCCAGACCAACTACGGGGCGAGCAAGGCGGGCGTCGTCGGCCTGGTCCGCTCCCTCGCGCCGCGCGCCCTCGACGAACACGGTGTGACGGTCAACGCGGTCGCGCCGGGCTTCATCGAGACGAGGATGACGGCCGCCGTCCCGCTGTTCATCCGCGAGGCGGGCCGCCGGATGAACTCCCTCGCCCAGGGCGGTCTCCCGGTCGATGTCGCCGAGACCACCGCCTGGCTGGCCCACCCGGCCTCGGGCGCGGTCAACGGCCAGGTCGTCCGCGTCTGCGGCCAGAGCCTGCTGGGGGCGTGA
- a CDS encoding acetyl-CoA C-acetyltransferase, with product MSPQQLSPSVRRVAVVGGARIPFARSDGPYATASNQQMLTAALDGLVERYGLQGPGAVGEFVAGAVLKHARDFNLARETVLGSGLHPSTPAYDIQQACGTGLQAVIAAANKIALGQTESAVAGGADTASDAPLGVNDSLRRILLEVRRAKSPGARLKALAKVRPGHLVPDIPRNAEPRTGLSMGEHAAVTARALGIAREAQDELAATSHQRLAAAYERGFFQDLVVPFRGLARDQNLRPGSTVEKLAALKPVFGLGHPDPTMTAGNSTPLTDGAATVLLASEEWARERGLEPLAYLTAYETAAVDFVDGDVAGGEDGLLMAPAHAVPRMLERAGLGLDDFDLVEIHEAFASQVLATLAVWEKRGLGTVDRARLNVAGSSLATGHPFAATGARILATLAKLLAERDAPARGLISVCAAGGQGVTAILERA from the coding sequence ATGAGTCCCCAGCAGCTGTCGCCGTCGGTGCGGCGCGTGGCGGTCGTCGGCGGAGCGCGCATCCCCTTCGCCCGCTCCGACGGCCCCTACGCCACCGCCTCCAACCAGCAGATGCTCACCGCCGCCCTCGACGGCCTGGTCGAGCGGTACGGACTCCAGGGGCCGGGTGCGGTCGGCGAGTTCGTCGCCGGGGCCGTGCTCAAGCACGCCCGCGACTTCAACCTCGCCCGCGAGACCGTCCTCGGCTCGGGGCTCCACCCGAGCACCCCCGCCTACGACATCCAGCAGGCCTGCGGCACCGGCCTCCAGGCCGTCATCGCCGCCGCCAACAAGATCGCCCTCGGCCAGACCGAATCGGCCGTCGCGGGCGGCGCCGACACCGCCAGCGACGCACCCCTCGGCGTCAACGACTCCCTGCGCCGCATCCTCCTGGAGGTCCGCCGGGCGAAGTCGCCGGGCGCCCGTCTCAAGGCCCTGGCGAAGGTGCGCCCGGGCCACCTCGTCCCCGACATCCCGCGCAACGCCGAGCCGCGCACCGGCCTGTCCATGGGCGAACACGCCGCCGTCACCGCCCGCGCCCTGGGCATCGCCCGCGAGGCCCAGGACGAACTCGCCGCCACCAGTCACCAGCGGCTGGCGGCGGCGTACGAACGCGGCTTCTTCCAGGACCTGGTGGTCCCCTTCCGCGGCCTGGCCCGCGACCAGAACCTGCGCCCCGGCTCGACCGTGGAGAAACTCGCGGCCCTGAAGCCGGTGTTCGGGCTCGGCCACCCCGACCCGACCATGACGGCCGGGAACTCCACCCCGCTGACGGACGGCGCCGCCACCGTCCTGCTGGCGAGCGAGGAGTGGGCCCGCGAGCGCGGACTGGAGCCGCTGGCGTACCTCACCGCGTACGAGACAGCCGCCGTCGACTTCGTGGACGGCGATGTGGCCGGCGGCGAGGACGGCCTGCTCATGGCACCCGCCCACGCCGTCCCGCGCATGCTGGAGCGGGCCGGCCTCGGCCTGGACGACTTCGACCTCGTCGAGATCCACGAGGCGTTCGCCTCCCAGGTGCTGGCGACGCTCGCCGTCTGGGAGAAACGCGGCCTGGGCACGGTGGACCGTGCCCGGCTGAACGTCGCCGGCTCCTCCCTCGCGACCGGCCACCCCTTCGCGGCCACCGGGGCCCGGATCCTCGCCACCCTGGCCAAGCTCCTCGCCGAACGGGACGCGCCCGCCCGCGGCCTGATCTCCGTCTGCGCGGCGGGCGGACAGGGAGTGACGGCCATCCTGGAGCGCGCCTGA
- a CDS encoding AMP-dependent synthetase/ligase, whose product MSTAYPSSAYGDAYGGPVLVEPEVRRMDGAVREASVPPLAPPWTHGSLADLPFDNANAHPDAVVLSRKDADGRWSDVTATQFADQVRAVAKGLVAEGLMPGDRVAVMARTIYEWTVLDFAAWSAGLVTVPVYPTSSVFQARWILQDSGAVALVTETAAQAAALGPERERLPDLKHLWVVEKGHVDRLAETGAHLPDQEVEVRRGMLGPDTLATLVYTSGTTGRPKGCALTHGNFFAEVDNAIELLYPVFRAKTSEEASVLLFLPMSHVFGRMVAIACIRARVRLGHAPSIKADRLLPDLASFRPTCLIAIPYMLEKVFNSARAKAEASGRVSSFDRAAAVAQRYGEALEAQQTGTGAGPSRALKTARAFYDPLVYRRIRNAMGGRVRYAICGGSPLGSRLAAFFAGAGIEIFEGYGLTETTGASTVTPPLKPRLGTVGWPLPGTRVRIAADGEILVGGDHVLRGYWDPQAGGVVPAAPDGWLATGDLGELDDEGYLTITGRKKEMLITAGGKSVAPAPLENWLRSHPLISQCLVLGDGRPFVSALITLDPAGITHWRQMNGKHPVPPGLLVDDEDLRAVLQRAVDEANKMVSRPESIRRFAVLPEDFTEEAGHLTPSMKLRREAVLRAFATEVEGLYTR is encoded by the coding sequence GTGTCCACTGCGTATCCCTCCTCCGCCTACGGCGACGCGTACGGAGGGCCGGTCCTGGTCGAGCCCGAGGTGCGGCGGATGGACGGGGCGGTACGGGAGGCCTCCGTACCGCCGCTGGCCCCGCCGTGGACGCACGGGTCGCTCGCCGACCTGCCCTTCGACAACGCGAACGCGCATCCGGACGCCGTGGTGCTCAGCCGCAAGGACGCCGACGGGCGCTGGAGCGACGTCACGGCGACGCAGTTCGCCGACCAGGTGAGAGCCGTGGCGAAGGGCCTGGTCGCCGAGGGACTGATGCCGGGCGACCGGGTCGCCGTGATGGCCCGCACGATCTACGAGTGGACGGTCCTGGACTTCGCCGCCTGGTCGGCCGGACTCGTCACCGTCCCCGTCTACCCCACCTCCTCCGTCTTCCAGGCCCGCTGGATCCTCCAGGACTCCGGCGCGGTCGCCCTGGTCACCGAGACCGCCGCGCAGGCCGCCGCCCTCGGCCCCGAGCGCGAACGCCTGCCCGACCTCAAACACCTGTGGGTCGTCGAGAAGGGCCACGTGGACCGGCTCGCGGAAACCGGCGCACACCTGCCCGACCAGGAGGTCGAGGTGCGGCGCGGCATGCTCGGCCCCGACACCCTCGCCACCCTCGTCTACACCTCCGGCACCACCGGCCGCCCCAAGGGCTGCGCGCTCACCCACGGCAACTTCTTCGCCGAGGTCGACAACGCCATCGAGCTGCTCTACCCCGTCTTCCGGGCGAAGACCAGCGAAGAGGCCTCGGTCCTGCTGTTCCTGCCGATGTCCCACGTCTTCGGCCGCATGGTGGCGATCGCCTGCATCCGGGCCCGCGTCCGGCTGGGCCACGCCCCCAGCATCAAGGCCGACCGGCTGCTCCCGGACCTGGCCAGCTTCCGGCCGACCTGCCTGATCGCCATCCCGTACATGCTGGAGAAGGTCTTCAACTCGGCCCGGGCCAAGGCCGAGGCGAGCGGCCGGGTCTCCTCGTTCGACCGCGCGGCGGCGGTGGCACAGCGCTACGGAGAGGCCCTGGAGGCCCAGCAGACGGGCACCGGCGCCGGCCCCTCCCGCGCCCTCAAGACCGCCCGCGCCTTCTACGACCCCCTGGTCTACCGCCGCATCCGCAACGCCATGGGCGGCAGGGTCCGCTACGCCATCTGCGGCGGCTCCCCGCTCGGCAGCCGCCTCGCCGCGTTCTTCGCCGGTGCCGGCATCGAGATCTTCGAGGGCTACGGCCTGACCGAGACCACCGGCGCGAGCACCGTCACCCCGCCCCTGAAACCCCGGCTGGGCACCGTCGGCTGGCCGCTGCCCGGCACCCGTGTCCGTATCGCCGCCGACGGCGAGATCCTCGTCGGCGGCGACCACGTGCTGCGCGGCTACTGGGACCCGCAGGCCGGCGGCGTCGTCCCCGCCGCCCCCGACGGCTGGCTCGCCACCGGCGACCTCGGCGAACTGGACGACGAGGGCTATCTGACGATCACCGGCCGCAAGAAGGAGATGCTCATCACCGCGGGCGGCAAGTCCGTCGCCCCGGCCCCGCTGGAGAACTGGCTGCGCTCGCACCCGCTGATCTCCCAGTGCCTCGTCCTGGGCGACGGCCGCCCGTTCGTCTCCGCGCTGATCACCCTCGACCCGGCCGGCATCACCCACTGGCGTCAGATGAACGGCAAGCACCCCGTACCGCCGGGGCTCCTCGTCGACGACGAGGACCTGCGCGCCGTGCTCCAACGGGCCGTCGACGAGGCCAACAAGATGGTCTCCCGCCCGGAGTCCATCCGCCGCTTCGCCGTCCTCCCCGAGGACTTCACGGAGGAGGCGGGCCATCTGACCCCGTCGATGAAGCTCCGCCGGGAGGCCGTGCTGCGCGCCTTCGCGACGGAAGTGGAGGGCCTGTACACGCGGTGA
- a CDS encoding sugar ABC transporter substrate-binding protein, with protein MIARNTRQATVRHISVALAVSVSALSLAACGGDGGSDDTAAKKGNDITVGLLLPDRDTARFEKFDYPLIKQEVASLTENQGKVRYANAEASVTRQSSQFQKMIADKVDVILVDALNSKTIATDVQKAKDAGIPVIAYDRLAEGPIDAYVSHDNELVGQVQGRAIVGELGDKAEKSKVVMMNGDPGDPNTARFKDGALSELRDQVNIVKEYDTKEWKPAIAKEHMKEAIQAVGLNNIAAVYSANDGMAGAVIEALREAGATKMPPVTGQDANLDAVQRVVSGEQYMTVYKSFLLEATNAAKIAVAKVQGRSIEFAALTRETVDSPTQQNIPAMLVPVVALTKDNIKETVITDGVYTVKDICTSKYRADCAAIGLD; from the coding sequence GTGATAGCGCGCAACACCCGTCAGGCCACCGTGCGGCACATCTCCGTAGCCCTGGCGGTCTCCGTGTCGGCCCTGTCCCTCGCCGCCTGCGGCGGCGACGGCGGGAGTGACGACACCGCCGCGAAGAAGGGCAACGACATCACGGTGGGCCTGCTGCTGCCCGACCGGGACACGGCGCGCTTCGAGAAGTTCGACTACCCGCTGATCAAGCAGGAGGTCGCCTCCCTCACGGAGAACCAGGGCAAGGTCCGCTACGCCAACGCCGAGGCCAGCGTCACCAGACAGAGCAGCCAGTTCCAGAAGATGATCGCCGACAAGGTCGACGTCATCCTCGTCGACGCCCTGAACTCCAAGACCATCGCGACGGACGTGCAGAAGGCCAAGGACGCCGGCATCCCCGTCATCGCCTACGACCGGCTCGCCGAGGGCCCGATCGACGCCTACGTCTCCCACGACAACGAACTCGTCGGACAGGTGCAGGGCCGCGCCATCGTCGGGGAACTCGGCGACAAGGCCGAGAAGAGCAAGGTCGTCATGATGAACGGCGACCCCGGTGACCCGAACACCGCACGGTTCAAGGACGGCGCGCTGAGCGAGCTCCGCGATCAGGTGAACATCGTCAAGGAGTACGACACCAAGGAGTGGAAGCCCGCGATCGCCAAGGAGCACATGAAGGAGGCGATCCAGGCGGTCGGGCTGAACAACATCGCCGCCGTCTACTCGGCCAACGACGGCATGGCGGGGGCCGTCATCGAGGCGCTGCGGGAGGCCGGAGCCACGAAGATGCCGCCGGTGACCGGGCAGGACGCCAATCTCGACGCGGTACAGCGGGTCGTGTCCGGCGAGCAGTACATGACCGTGTACAAGTCCTTCCTGCTGGAGGCGACCAACGCCGCGAAGATCGCGGTGGCCAAGGTCCAGGGCCGCTCCATCGAGTTCGCCGCGCTGACCCGGGAGACGGTCGACAGCCCCACGCAGCAGAACATCCCGGCGATGCTGGTGCCGGTGGTCGCCCTCACCAAGGACAACATCAAGGAGACGGTGATCACGGACGGCGTGTACACCGTGAAGGACATCTGCACCTCCAAGTACCGGGCGGACTGCGCGGCCATCGGCCTCGACTAG
- the kstD gene encoding 3-oxosteroid 1-dehydrogenase has translation MTTRTDTAGTTEGLSRRRLLAGAAGAGLAVAAGVQQGAQAADLPPLGTYDVVVVGSGAAGMTAALTAARQGLSCVVVEKAPTFGGSAARSGAGIWIPNNSVILAAGVPDTPAKAAAYLAAVVGPEVPADRQRAFLAHGPATISFVMANSPLRFRWMEGYSDYYPELPGGLPNGRSIEPDQLDGNLLGAELAHLNPPYMDVPAGMVVFSADYKWVALAAVNARGAAVAAQCLARGAKAATLGQKPLTMGQALAAGLRAGLRSAGVPVWLNTPLTDLHVENGTVTGAVVTRDGTPGLVRARRGVIVGSGGFEHNAAMRERFQRQPIGTEWTVGAKENTGDGIRAGERLGAALDLMEDAWWGPAIPIPGRPYFCLAERTLPGGLLVNGSGRRFVNEAAPYSDVVHTMYDVHDTDPAIPCWLITDQNYRNRYLFKDVLPTLPFPASWYDSGAAHKEWTLDALAASIGVPAAALRTSVNRFNAQARQGEDPDFHRGDSAYDHYYTDPSVLPNSCLAPLWLPPYHAFRIVPGDLGTKGGLRTDARARVLREDGSVIPGLYAAGNASAAVMGHSYAGAGSTIGPAMTFGYIAARDIAGVP, from the coding sequence ATGACCACTCGCACGGACACCGCAGGAACCACCGAAGGCCTGTCCCGAAGACGCCTGCTGGCCGGGGCCGCCGGTGCCGGTCTCGCGGTCGCCGCGGGGGTCCAACAGGGCGCCCAGGCAGCCGACTTACCCCCGCTGGGCACGTACGACGTCGTCGTCGTCGGCTCCGGCGCCGCGGGCATGACCGCCGCCCTGACCGCCGCGCGCCAGGGCCTGAGCTGTGTGGTCGTGGAGAAGGCGCCGACCTTCGGAGGTTCGGCCGCCCGCTCCGGCGCCGGGATCTGGATCCCCAACAACTCCGTGATCCTCGCGGCCGGGGTCCCGGACACCCCCGCGAAGGCCGCCGCCTACCTCGCCGCCGTCGTCGGCCCGGAGGTCCCCGCCGACCGGCAGCGTGCCTTCCTCGCCCACGGCCCGGCGACGATCTCCTTCGTCATGGCGAACAGCCCGCTCCGGTTCCGCTGGATGGAGGGCTACAGCGACTACTACCCCGAGCTGCCCGGCGGCCTGCCGAACGGCCGCTCCATCGAGCCCGACCAGCTCGACGGCAACCTCCTGGGCGCCGAGCTGGCGCACCTGAACCCGCCCTACATGGACGTCCCCGCCGGCATGGTCGTCTTCAGCGCCGACTACAAGTGGGTCGCCCTGGCCGCGGTGAACGCCCGGGGCGCGGCCGTCGCCGCCCAGTGCCTGGCCCGCGGCGCGAAGGCCGCGACGCTCGGCCAGAAGCCCCTGACGATGGGCCAGGCGCTGGCGGCGGGCCTGCGCGCGGGCCTGCGCTCGGCCGGGGTCCCCGTCTGGCTGAACACGCCCCTGACGGACCTGCACGTCGAGAACGGCACGGTCACGGGAGCCGTCGTCACCCGCGACGGCACTCCCGGCCTGGTCCGCGCCCGCCGGGGCGTGATCGTCGGCTCGGGCGGCTTCGAGCACAACGCGGCGATGCGGGAACGCTTCCAGCGGCAGCCCATCGGCACGGAGTGGACCGTCGGGGCGAAGGAGAACACCGGCGACGGCATCCGGGCGGGGGAGCGGCTGGGCGCGGCACTCGACCTGATGGAGGACGCGTGGTGGGGCCCGGCGATCCCGATCCCCGGCCGACCGTACTTCTGCCTCGCCGAACGCACCCTGCCCGGCGGGCTGCTGGTCAACGGCTCGGGCCGGCGCTTCGTCAACGAGGCCGCGCCCTACAGCGACGTCGTGCACACCATGTACGACGTCCACGACACCGACCCGGCCATCCCGTGCTGGCTGATCACCGACCAGAACTACCGCAACCGGTACCTCTTCAAGGACGTCCTGCCGACGCTGCCCTTCCCCGCCTCCTGGTACGACTCCGGGGCGGCGCACAAGGAGTGGACCCTGGACGCGCTGGCGGCCTCCATCGGCGTCCCCGCGGCGGCCCTGCGCACCAGCGTGAACCGCTTCAACGCCCAGGCCCGCCAGGGCGAGGACCCCGACTTCCACCGGGGCGACAGCGCCTACGACCACTACTACACCGACCCGTCCGTCCTCCCCAATTCCTGCCTGGCACCCCTCTGGCTCCCCCCGTACCACGCCTTCCGCATCGTCCCCGGCGACCTAGGCACCAAGGGCGGCCTCCGCACGGACGCCCGGGCCCGGGTACTGCGCGAGGACGGCTCGGTCATCCCCGGGCTGTACGCGGCGGGAAACGCCAGCGCGGCGGTGATGGGCCACAGCTACGCGGGCGCGGGCTCGACGATCGGCCCGGCGATGACGTTCGGGTACATCGCGGCGCGGGACATCGCGGGGGTGCCGTAG